A stretch of DNA from Chanos chanos chromosome 11, fChaCha1.1, whole genome shotgun sequence:
TCAACATCGCCCCATTCATCAACCAGTTCACTGTACGTCAGCTCtcagcctctcctctcctgactgctctctctacatctgacttaaaaaaacactgtcactctgtctctgagaCCACGCCAAGATCCTATTACACTTAGTCAAGATCGAGCAGTTGTGTAGTTTTCTTTTTACCTCAGACGACAGAGACAAAGCCCTGCGGTCCTCTGAGAAAAACTCATGTTTTCCACCACTAAAGTTAATATGAGATGGAACAGATTCCAACTGTAGTGGAAACAATGGGAACAATGTAAACCTAAAGTAACAATGGGTCAGCAGGGCATTGTCCTTTTTCTCACGGTTAGTTATAATTTATGTCATTTCATTATTAGATAATAGTTATTTCAGTGAagttatttttacttttcagcATTTTTCACTGGAGTCCAGTTGGAGATTGGAATGAGGGCGGGTTCGGGGGGGGGCCCAGTTCTCATTTTACTGTGAATTTCCATCTGTGCAATAGGAGGAGCCAGGGAGACGACTTTTCTTCACgtcctttttttccccgtttCCTTTTTCGCGTGTCACTCTTCGCCCGTGTTTGTGCTCTAATTCCAGCGCCAGGCACTCCGGGGACGTCGGTTTGTTGTAACAGATGTCGTCTTTGAAGTGTTCAGTGGAGGGAACTTTCTAGAACGACTGTCAGTGTGGCAGATCGCTGCTTAGCGTGGGACATTTCTACCTGAATCCATCAGTACCGATTACATCAGTCACAtcaaacgcaaaaaaaaaacccaaaaacaaaacccccaaccaaacaaacaaacaaacaaaaaaaacacagtggtaTGGCAGCTGCTTtgttctcagagagaaaaagagagagagagagagagagggaaagagagaataggAAAACTGTTATCTGATTATACTCCTGACATTCCTAGACATTCTTCCACTTTCCTGCCACTCACAGACTCCCCTCTACCTACAAAACCAGCAGACGCTGATAATCTCAGATGCCCAGACCGCGCTTATGGAAAACACATTAACTACTGATATTACCGTTTTAACGCGACGTTAGCTGGCATATCCGTTTTAAACGTCGATCCAATCAGGTGGGACACGACtgcacttttttatttatttatttttttttttttaaggatgatCTGCATACACGCTGCTGTTTAAGTGGAATTTGGATCGCTGAACACAAAGAGTATTTGGAGAACTCAGGGTTtgcttaacaaaaaaaaaacaaacaaaaaaaagtcacccTCACAGTATGTCTTTCTTTAGAGTTCGAATCCATTCTTGATTATTGTTGCAGTAATGTGACCAGATAAATGACTTATCGTTTAGACTTTTACGCTCCAGACTGTATGagtatgactcctctctgtgtgtccaggTGCCTGTTCACGTGTTCCTGGACCTGTCCACTCTTCAGTGCACACACCTCAGTCAGACTGTGGAGCTGTTCACACTGGACCTCATGAATCCAAACTCCAACTACATCACCAGAGACGTCAGAgtaagacacgcacacacacacacacacaaacacacactctaacaacatcctgctcgtgtgtgtgtatgtataagaaTATCTCAGGTCCATGTCTTTATATAATGCAGTAGTCAGACATGGCTTGGTTTCATATAATGACACTCTTAGCATGCTTTATTTTAACAGTGCTTTGTGACCGTGTGTATTTGGGAATATTTGGGAAAAGTGCTACAATGGTAAAATCAAACTGACCAGCCTTAGTTTAATGAATCTCTCTCAGTGAATGTACCTGAGGAGATGCAGCTGAAGGGACCCGTTTCTCAGCTCCTTACCTCTCTGTCGTTTTCCAGGTTCGGGCCAGCGCCTCGGGGAAGCTAACAGCCATACCGTTCTGGTACCAGATCCATTTGGACCAGGACCTGAGCGTCAGTACCTTCAGTCAGGACTCTCACTGGAAGCAGGCAGCAGTGGTACTGCAACAGCCCGTCATAGTGCAGTCTGGGGACTGGGTTAGGTTAAAGGTCAAGCTTCATGAAAGCAGCTTCTCCGTAGCAGCCACTGTAGAGGAGAAGGCCGCTACTAGCCAACATCAAAGGACTGCTGCTAAGGAGGAGGGGCCTGTTGTCATGGACACTAACAGGGAGGATGGGCTTGTTGTCATGGACCCTAACAAGGAAGAGGGGGCTGCTGTTAGATATGACACCAGAAAGGAGGGGCTTGTTATTATGGACACTGACAAGGAGGAGGGGCCTGTTGTTGTGGACCACAAAGCAGAGGAGGAGCCTGTTGCTATGGACGCCAGTGGTTCTCTTTAGTAACTCTCCATTACGATGCAGGCATTCCAAGACATTGGATTGGTCGCTCATGAGCCGACTGACACTGCTACCATGATTGTGGTCTGTGGTCCATGATTGGAGTAGAACTCTCAAACTTGCATGAACAGTTAGACGGTCCATTCACGAAGCAGCCTCAAACAGAGGTGATTGCTGAATGTCTAAGcaaaataatgaattaataaCCGTGAAAACAAACACGCTGGTgatttcattgtctctctcccctctgagGTTTAATGATTTATAACAACCACTGACAGATAAGGCATTGAAAAAAAGCTGCTTTGACAGTGACACAGGAAATGTCCTCCCCGATCAGATTACTGCTCACAGATATGACacttaaagaaaaatattaagaggaagagaaaaatcattttccatTATTCAAGATCAGTCATTACACgaatatgcctgtgtgtgaccCAACTATATGACATAttaaaaagaacgaaagaaaaaacaaacaaacaaacaaaaaaaagcgtATTACAGCAGGAATTCAAGTGTTTGAGTTGTGGAAGATATTGGTTATTTCATCAGGCTTCTGAATGACGCATGAGTTAAAGAGAAACCTTATAAACAgattcagaaaaaagaaacaaacgaaaaaTGATAATAGACAGCTTTGGCTAATATTTGTACGTCGGCTTGGCAGAACATTTTCCTTTCAAAGAACAGATAAATGAAAATCCGTCCTTTTTCTACAGAGTCAAGTTAGCACAACTGTGACAATCTCTCATCAACTGGTACCCAAGACTAACCAAATGTTACTGAATcgtttccaaaaaacaaacaaaccaaaaagtaACAAACAACCAGTCGAAACAGAAAGTGCTGTTGATGCAGAGATGTGTAAGTGTTTCAGAAGTGAATTGAGGCTTCGGCTGTGAGACCCACATGCATCGCAGACATGCCGTCTGCTTCAGTTTAATCTCCACGAGCTTGTCTTTGCTACAGGCACACTGTGGCTGCCTGGCTTATGCAAAGCCACTGACACCCAGTGCAGTAAGCTTATATTTTGAGTTTTTTCgagtttcagttttatgtgaGGCGCAAGTCAGTAACTCCAGTCAGTTTCTGATGGTCGAACCCTAAAAATACTAACGCTTTGAAGTTTTtcctcaaagaaagaaaagagactgatttctgctctccctcttaaaatggtttaaaacaATCAGATAAACTTTGACATTAATACTAATTTAATCAGAGAAATCATCACATGATTTGATCACTCCCAATGCGGCTTTTAAAAGCAAATTAGAGTTTAAAGCAATCGTCCGTCACGTACCATGATGTAATTCACGACTAATTAACATTCATGAAGCTGTCTTGAGGAAAGGTCTTTTGAAGGTCATGGCCCTGACTCAGAACAAACTCCCATATTGCTAGACTACaatgtgctttgtttgtgtaCTGTGGTTTATTTTTTGGTCAAGTCTTTCAGCAGTGTAATGCCGGACTAAAAGTCAAGAGCGGGCCTTTACTGGTTGTAAACCCAACTCCATTTCTGACTTGAGTGTTAGCTACTGAAGCTTTAGCGCGTTAGCCGAACCGCTAAAGGTTTGACACGCGTTAGCTGCAGTAGCTAAAACCGCTAACGTTCAGGGGCGGGCTATGTGATGGTCGCGTAGTCTGAACTGGGGTGGTCTTTGGGGTCTCCAGACAGGACGGTGGGCGGGATGTCGTCTACGTCTCCCTCCCAAGGGGTGGAGCTGAGTCCAGCGGGGGCAGAGAGTGagtggggggttggggtgcGGCCTAGGCCCTGGTACCGCCCCTTTGGGGAGGGGGGCGTAGAAGAGGCTTCTGTGATTGGGCCCTGGGCCCCAGACGACAGCAGGCCCGTGTGCTCGTCATGTTCGGCCTCCTCACCGAAATACGTTTTCCTGGGGCGGCCCATAACCGTCCtccctgcacacagacacagacagtcagacagacggatggacagacagacagacagacagacagacagacagtcggacagtcagacagacagacagacagacagatagtcagacagacagacggatggacagacagacagacaggttctgGGGCGCTTTTGatgacattttcacagtgtCTTCCATTTTAACTGTGTCTAAATTCAGGCTGATTAGTATGATGTTCAGATGACTTCCAAACTGATCTATTTCTTTACCAATTTAATATTCTAAAACAATTATGGACTAGCCAAAATTATTataacatattaaaataaatcatttgccTTACTAAGCCTTTAAGTTAAAAATCTGACATGGTCACTGGTTTGGAGTATTTTTAACGGCAAAATCACTTAATCAACCCTTTCGATCGAGACGAAGGTGGCCTGATGGCGGATGTGTAAAAGTGCACCAAAAGCAATTCACATTCTTAATAACCTGCTCAAATTAAATCTTAATCTGAGTGTGCAGCCAATCTGAACACATCAAAACCTGGACATGGTTCACTGAGCCATCACCATGGTGATTTGTCCTGCCTATTGACCCAAATATAAAATGAATCCATCAACATTTACCCCTGTGAGCCGACAAGAGCTGACCAGGcccaaaaacaaacgaaaaagtGACGTGAAGAACACGGGAGAGAAACgagacgagagacagagacggagagagagagagagacagagagagagagagacggagagacggagagagagagacagagagagagagagagagacggagagagagagagacagagagagagagagagagagagagacggagagagagacacagagagagagagagagagagacggagagagagagacagagacagagagagagagagagagacggagagagagagacggagagagagagacagagagagagagagacagagacagaaagagagagacggagagagagagagagagagagagagagagacggagagagagagagagagagagagagagacggagagagactgACCGACGTTGCGGACTTGCTCGGATATGTCGGCACGGATGTCCGAGATGTCCCACATGGCGAGGAAGGAGTCGAAACAGGAGCCTTCCTCGGCCTCCTGGATGTAAGGCTTATAGGTGAAACTGAAGTGATGAGCGATGGCCGCCAGGAACATCTCCACACAGATGATAAAGTcctacagcaaaacacagccaACTCACTAAACAGCCTCTCACGCATTTTATTCACActgcttcctcctcttcatgGCAGCAGCAGTGGTAATGTAAGTATTTATACTAGTAGTGTCATGGATACAagtcatatatacatatacacatagattaatacattttattatcTTTGTAAAGTGCTTTTTTTAGCACCAAATGTTTACTTTCCATGAATGTGATTTAAAAGTAATCTTGTCGGAACAACATATATGGTAATGGTGCAGTGGTAATAAGCGGAGGGTTTTGGGCTGAACATAACAGGTCACTGCTGTGTGTTGCTAAGGCAGGCACTTAAACCCAGGTCTGCTCCAGAGCACTGTCGCCCTCTAGCACAGACAGTCAGAACTACAAGACGCTTTAGATGAGAGCCAAATGAAGGGTAAGCTGGATCACTGCAGCTGTGGACCAGTATAAGACCCATTCAGTTTAGTTGTCTTATCCAGAGTGAGACCAAAGCCTAATACAGGCAAAGGACATGTCAGAGAAGGCGGTCAGGCCCACAgctcacagatacacatatataaaaccaTGTATCCACACAGACCAACTACACAACAGTCCCCCTGCCAGAAGTCTCAAAACCCCACAGCCCTGACACAAGGCCTCATCTCCAcgcttctgattggctgaatgcaCTGTGACAGCGCTGGATTAAACTGAGATgtttgctctgattggctgaatgcaCTGTGACAGCGCTGGGTTAAACTGAGATgtttgctctgattggctgaatgcaCTGCGACAGCACCGGGTTGAACTGAGATgtttgctctgattggctgaatgcaCTGTGACAGCACTGGGTTAGACTGAGATgtttgctctgattggctgaatgcaCTTTGACAGCGCTGGATTAAACTGAGATGTTTGGTGGCTGGTCAGTCAGGACTGGAGGTCAGACACAGGGTCTCTCgggacagggacagaaaaaTTACCTGTAGTCCTGTGGCCACAGCCTCCACACTATCCCAGTCCCATGTGTGAGAATCCGAGATTATGCCCACCTTCACCAGGAGAGCGATGAACACAGcttgcctgagagagagagagagagagagagagagagagagagagagagagagaaacagtcaacCAGGAAACCTCTGCCAAAACGGGCAATGAATCAGCTAAACAATTAGCGTCTGTCTTTGCCCTGTGCCAACAAATCCAACTAATGGCCCCTACACATGCAACCTAACAGTCCTAAACCGAAACTAAACAGCTTCGAAACTACGTTTACACTCATTCTTCaccaagaaacaaacaatattttttttatgacgtTTCCATGTCGTAGATTTCCCGTGTGTGCGTGAAGGGGAGCCAAGTCTAAACAGTTAccagaaagacacaaacaccaccaGTTTGACGCAGAGGAATTTGCCCACTGGTTTAATGGGACTGAGCTCTTCTCTCAGGGCCTTGTAGAACAGCACCAGGCAGTACATGGCaaactggagcagagagagagagagagagagagagagggaaagagaaagagaaataaaccaAAGTCAGTCGGGATAGCTGGGAGAGCTACAGGACAGTAAAAGTCCAGCCTGTGGGATGGGAAAGGAGCAGATGGCTTGAAAAGAAACGGGGGCTCCTGCAGTGGTCAGTGAGACATTAATCACGAGGGTTTAGGGGTCTGACTCTGCGCTGTTTCAGCATGAAGCCCATTCTCATTTCACAGGTTATACTGTACCGTGGAGACACTGCAATGAACTAGGATCTGATTGGGTAAACCATACTGATGTCATATATGCAGAATGCATGACACACGGTTTCAATCAACATGCTCTAAGTTGGACTTATTCAGTCACTGAGCTGGAATATAAACCATATTACATCTCGTGCATTATTAACATAACTGCACTGACATGTCAAACTCTACTTCATGACCACTGCCCTGTTTACACTGATTGAAGGAAAACAGAGTGATGCCGGTTTAGCTTCAAATCGGCCCTAAATGTGGCCACATGCTCTTTCTGGAGTGACATTTTCACGAAATGTTTCACAAAGTGTTTGTTAGGCAGACCCTTACAGACAAACGTAAGAGAACGACACTTACGAGTTGGGACAGGTTGTTGACAATAACCAAATAGGTCCAAGCATTTTTCGAGCTGAAGTTTCCTTCGTCGTAGACCCCACAAAGCTGACAAATTCTGTTTGGACACAGAAACATAGACTCTAACAGTCATCCCATTAatctacaacaacaataattacaGTGGAACCACTCAAAATATACAGTTTAATTAGATACGTATACGCATGTAAAAACACAGCTGAGATTCCAAACCACTCATGCAGATCCCagtcaaaacagaaagacaaatggGAGAACCCTCTGGGAGTGGGGGGTGTAATAAAACAGGGCGGTGTTGTGGGTCAGAGACGGACACTCACAGGGCGATGACGGTGGTGACAGGTCTGACTACAGTATACTGTAAAACTCCCAGTTTACACCGCAGCAGTAGCACcctgaaaaacacaagcaaccagtcagagagacaaaaacactcactgtgCTCCATTACACATAGAATACAATCACAGCTCAGTGGATCAACGCTAAAACATATGCAACAAACaaccagtcagagagacaaaaacactcactgtgCTCCATTACACATAGAATACAATCACAGCTCAGTGGATCAACGCTAAAACATATGGGGAAACAACGTTTAAATCCTCTTCCACTCGTACATAAATGAACTTTAATGGCGTCTTATGTACCCGGGCAGAGACAACCTGCACCTCTGTCCCCTACACAGGCCCAAACCAGCGTCCTCCACTCAAGTCAAACCTCAGCTTTACTGTCCAACattaaggcctctgtctctctctccctatcaacacaaaccagcctcctccactaaagtcaaacctcagctttactgtccaacattaaggcctctgtctctctctccctatcaacacaaaccagcctcctccactaaagtcaaacctcagctttactgtccaacattaaggcctctgtctctctctccctatcaacacaaaccagcctcctccactaaagtcaaacctcagctttactgtccaacattaaggcctctgtctctctctccctatcaacacaaaccagcctcctccactaaagtcaaacctcagctttactgtccaacattaaggcctctgtctctctctccctatcaacacaaaccagcctcctccactaaagtcaaacctcagctttactgtccaacattaaggc
This window harbors:
- the tmem184c gene encoding transmembrane protein 184C translates to MPCTCGNWRRWIRPLVVLLYILLLLVVLPLCIWELQKSEVGTHNKAWFIAGIFVFMTIPISLWGILQHLVHYTQPELQKPIIRILWMVPIYSLDSWIALKYPNIAIYVDTCRECYEAYVIYNFMIFLLNYLGNQYPSLVLMLEVQQQQKHLPPLCCCPPWPMGEVLLLRCKLGVLQYTVVRPVTTVIALICQLCGVYDEGNFSSKNAWTYLVIVNNLSQLFAMYCLVLFYKALREELSPIKPVGKFLCVKLVVFVSFWQAVFIALLVKVGIISDSHTWDWDSVEAVATGLQDFIICVEMFLAAIAHHFSFTYKPYIQEAEEGSCFDSFLAMWDISDIRADISEQVRNVGRTVMGRPRKTYFGEEAEHDEHTGLLSSGAQGPITEASSTPPSPKGRYQGLGRTPTPHSLSAPAGLSSTPWEGDVDDIPPTVLSGDPKDHPSSDYATIT